The following are encoded together in the Actinoplanes sp. N902-109 genome:
- a CDS encoding TIM-barrel domain-containing protein → MAHRRIFSWLTGFAGLLLLLTGTPGAALGSPPAPGIHHQTVRAGHLRVQVLSPTLLRIEYAADDGFEDRPTFNAVDRSPGRTWFSAGTRGGELVVRTSAVTLRYKLGSGAVTSDNTTLQVGRTMARPAFGSPARTDALGGWYRGLDYYAGQAGPVDQLTLHPGMLNRSGWYLLDDTTTAVRTGDGWVAARPAHTGAYQDGYLFGYGHDYQRGLRDLRTLTGPSLLPPKWAFGTWFSKYQAYSAEDYETRLLPAFRDHDVPLDSLVMDTDWKAPNQWAGWNWNATLFPEPEKFLAGLNRQGINPTLNVHAAISGDDPRFPAAQAAAKGKLTPATSSFAPNPYRFDWTDHDQAAAYEQLHQPFEQQGVRQWWLDYCCDDSFVSTPGVTADSWVNELYRRDGEARGLRGFSLARIGASFPDYTTTGPSGPWAEHRSTVHFTGDTRPDWATLAFAARMTPAEGSIGESYVSHDIGSFAGTHLPDDLYLRWVQLGAFQPILRLHSDHGDRLPWEYAGTVGKPAADFLRLRESLVPYLYTAARQSYDTGLPMARALYLMWPDVDEAYHHETQYMLGDSMLIAPVITPGLSTTTPVWFPPGTWTDFFTGTTFRGPATRTVAATPDHMPVYVRAGGIIARADAAPNVARQARDRLDLDVYPLASGSTSVYDDAGDGLGYRTGRYTRTPVRYEDGRLTVGPATGGYPGAPVTRRGTVRVNGVSRPHVVRVAGRSVPFSYDPGKHVLTVELPATRADQRVTVTHDGTPLTVAQQPAVDLTLTAPDGLQSGVTSRLVATARNDGPGTITNLAATVTAPAGWTVTPRTPATAASLPAGGTFTVTYDVTPVGASPRTAAVTGFLAYRNPDGSTATLPASLTVPVRPVDVTFRVLAPPGTPPDATLYLPGNIAELGPWDPHKLAMTNRGNGIWEATITVPDGTDIQYKYTRGTWETVEEWGTITGTNNRSVTVDGGVTRTMLVDDTAPAWDEPGVPDTHLAVRYWRDPLVVSAAATASAVTLTFQRDIDFTGNPVTVTGPAGAVPGTVTEPAPGTLVWTPGSPLMAGAYTVTLSNVSSTGAAGVPLQSPFSTTFTIG, encoded by the coding sequence ATGGCACACCGCAGGATCTTCTCCTGGCTGACCGGCTTCGCAGGGCTGCTCCTGCTGCTCACCGGCACCCCGGGAGCCGCACTGGGCAGTCCGCCGGCGCCCGGGATTCATCATCAGACGGTCCGGGCCGGCCACCTGCGGGTGCAGGTACTCAGTCCCACCCTGCTGAGAATTGAGTATGCCGCCGACGACGGCTTCGAGGACCGGCCCACGTTCAACGCCGTGGACCGCAGCCCCGGGCGCACCTGGTTCAGCGCCGGCACCCGCGGTGGTGAGCTGGTCGTGCGCACCAGCGCCGTGACCCTGCGCTACAAGCTCGGCAGCGGCGCGGTGACCAGCGACAACACCACGCTGCAGGTGGGCCGCACGATGGCCCGGCCGGCGTTCGGCTCACCCGCCCGCACCGACGCGCTCGGCGGCTGGTACCGCGGCCTGGACTACTACGCCGGCCAGGCCGGGCCGGTGGACCAGCTCACCCTGCACCCCGGCATGCTCAACCGCAGCGGGTGGTACCTGCTCGACGACACGACGACCGCGGTGCGCACCGGCGACGGCTGGGTCGCCGCCCGGCCCGCGCACACCGGCGCCTACCAGGACGGTTATCTGTTCGGCTACGGCCACGACTACCAGCGGGGGCTCCGGGACCTCCGGACGCTGACCGGGCCGTCGCTGCTGCCGCCCAAGTGGGCCTTCGGCACCTGGTTCTCGAAATACCAGGCGTACAGCGCCGAGGACTACGAGACCCGGCTGCTGCCCGCGTTCCGCGACCACGACGTGCCGCTCGACTCGCTGGTCATGGACACCGACTGGAAGGCACCCAACCAGTGGGCCGGCTGGAACTGGAACGCCACGCTGTTCCCCGAGCCGGAGAAGTTCCTGGCCGGGCTGAACCGGCAGGGCATCAACCCGACGCTCAACGTGCACGCGGCGATCTCCGGTGACGATCCGAGGTTCCCGGCCGCCCAGGCCGCCGCGAAGGGCAAGCTGACCCCCGCCACCAGCAGCTTCGCGCCCAACCCCTACCGGTTCGACTGGACGGATCACGACCAGGCTGCCGCGTACGAACAACTGCACCAGCCCTTCGAACAGCAGGGTGTCCGGCAGTGGTGGCTGGACTACTGTTGCGACGACAGTTTCGTCAGCACCCCGGGAGTCACCGCGGACAGCTGGGTCAACGAGCTGTACCGGCGCGACGGCGAGGCCCGCGGCCTGCGCGGGTTCTCGCTGGCACGGATCGGCGCGTCCTTCCCCGACTACACCACGACCGGCCCCTCCGGCCCGTGGGCCGAGCACCGCAGCACCGTGCACTTCACCGGCGACACCCGGCCCGACTGGGCGACCCTGGCCTTCGCGGCGCGGATGACGCCCGCCGAGGGCAGCATCGGCGAGTCCTACGTCAGCCACGACATCGGCAGCTTCGCGGGCACCCACCTGCCCGACGACCTGTACCTGCGCTGGGTGCAGCTCGGCGCGTTCCAGCCGATCCTGCGGTTGCACTCCGACCACGGCGACCGGCTGCCCTGGGAGTACGCCGGCACCGTGGGCAAGCCGGCCGCCGACTTCCTGCGGCTGCGCGAGTCGCTGGTGCCGTACCTCTACACGGCCGCGCGGCAGTCGTACGACACGGGTCTGCCGATGGCCCGGGCCCTGTACCTGATGTGGCCCGATGTCGACGAGGCATATCACCACGAGACGCAGTACATGCTGGGCGACTCCATGTTGATCGCCCCGGTCATCACCCCCGGCCTGAGCACCACCACCCCGGTCTGGTTCCCGCCCGGCACCTGGACCGACTTCTTCACCGGTACGACCTTCCGGGGCCCCGCCACCCGGACCGTGGCCGCCACACCGGACCACATGCCGGTCTACGTGCGGGCCGGCGGCATCATCGCCCGCGCCGACGCCGCGCCCAACGTCGCCCGGCAGGCCCGCGACCGGCTCGACCTGGACGTGTACCCGCTCGCGTCCGGCAGCACCAGCGTGTACGACGACGCGGGCGACGGGCTCGGCTACCGCACCGGCCGGTACACCCGCACCCCGGTCCGCTACGAGGACGGCAGGCTGACCGTCGGCCCGGCCACCGGCGGCTATCCCGGTGCGCCGGTCACCCGCCGCGGCACCGTGCGGGTCAACGGCGTCTCGCGGCCGCATGTGGTGCGGGTGGCGGGCCGTTCCGTGCCCTTCTCGTACGACCCGGGCAAGCACGTCCTCACCGTCGAGCTGCCCGCCACCCGGGCCGATCAGCGGGTGACGGTGACCCACGACGGCACCCCGCTGACCGTCGCGCAGCAGCCTGCCGTCGACCTGACCCTCACCGCCCCGGACGGGTTGCAGTCCGGGGTGACCAGCCGGCTCGTGGCAACGGCACGCAACGACGGCCCCGGCACCATCACGAACCTGGCGGCCACCGTGACCGCCCCGGCCGGGTGGACGGTCACGCCGCGCACCCCGGCCACCGCAGCGTCGCTGCCGGCAGGTGGCACCTTCACCGTCACGTACGACGTCACGCCGGTGGGTGCGTCACCGCGGACAGCGGCGGTGACGGGCTTCCTGGCGTACCGCAACCCCGACGGCAGCACCGCAACGCTGCCCGCGTCGCTGACCGTCCCGGTGCGGCCGGTGGACGTCACGTTCCGGGTGCTGGCGCCGCCGGGCACCCCGCCGGACGCGACGCTGTACCTGCCGGGCAACATCGCCGAGCTGGGCCCGTGGGACCCGCACAAGCTCGCCATGACCAACCGCGGCAACGGCATCTGGGAAGCCACGATCACCGTCCCCGACGGCACCGACATCCAGTACAAGTACACCCGTGGCACCTGGGAGACGGTCGAGGAGTGGGGCACCATCACCGGCACCAACAACCGCAGTGTCACCGTGGACGGCGGTGTCACCCGCACCATGCTGGTCGACGACACCGCACCGGCCTGGGACGAACCCGGCGTGCCGGACACCCATCTGGCCGTCCGGTACTGGCGTGACCCGCTCGTCGTGTCGGCGGCTGCGACGGCGAGCGCGGTGACCCTGACCTTCCAGCGCGACATCGACTTCACCGGCAATCCCGTCACCGTCACGGGTCCGGCGGGCGCTGTCCCGGGCACGGTCACCGAACCGGCGCCCGGCACCCTCGTATGGACGCCAGGATCACCGTTGATGGCCGGGGCTTACACGGTGACGCTCTCGAATGTGAGCAGTACGGGTGCGGCGGGCGTGCCGCTGCAGAGCCCCTTCTCGACCACCTTCACCATCGGCTGA
- a CDS encoding cold-shock protein, whose protein sequence is MATGRLVRFDDIKGYGFIAPDDGGDDVFVHANDFGAERQLVRPGVTVEFEAAEGDRGRKASAVRILSVPSIPAPVTPFSAAPTGTPASAAGPADDDVLCDVLSPAELRHEITEALLTTVPGMTAAHIVAVRTTLVDLARRHGWVES, encoded by the coding sequence TTGGCGACGGGGCGGTTGGTACGGTTCGACGACATCAAGGGCTACGGCTTCATCGCGCCCGACGACGGCGGGGATGATGTGTTCGTGCACGCCAACGACTTCGGCGCCGAACGGCAGCTGGTCCGCCCCGGTGTCACGGTCGAGTTCGAGGCGGCCGAGGGCGATCGCGGCCGCAAGGCCTCGGCCGTGCGCATACTGTCGGTGCCGTCGATCCCGGCCCCGGTCACGCCGTTCAGCGCCGCCCCGACCGGCACTCCCGCCTCGGCAGCGGGCCCCGCGGACGACGACGTGCTGTGCGACGTGCTCAGCCCGGCCGAGCTGCGCCACGAGATCACCGAGGCGTTGCTGACCACGGTCCCGGGCATGACCGCCGCCCACATCGTCGCGGTCCGCACGACCCTGGTCGATCTCGCCCGGCGCCACGGCTGGGTCGAGAGCTGA
- a CDS encoding MFS transporter: MPLLPEPGPIRTLAAATLVNTIGNGLWMTSSALYLTRSVGLPVSQAGLALTIVALVSLVTSTPVGYLADRLGPRGVAIGGLVAMGLCEAALLRVGSMTGFLLVAAPMAVFDAAQRGARGAIIGNAVPPERRVYTRAYLRAVTNVGITVGAALAGIGLTVDTRAAYLTLIAGDAATYLLAALVMTRLPAVAPVPHAGSGPRLIALRDRPFLLFVLLDGLLSTNFGLLEVAIPLWIADRTDAPHWMISAVFVVNTVTVVLLQVRAARGTDTLDGAARASRRAGFALLAACVLFSLTGSTHHVVTWILLMLGALVQVVAELWYSAGGWGVSFGLAPDHAHGQYQGAYGMGHQFGQMIAPVVTTALTIGWGTPGWLLLGAAFAVVGSLVPAVVRRAAVQRQAVSSIN; the protein is encoded by the coding sequence ATGCCGCTGCTGCCCGAACCCGGACCGATCCGCACGCTCGCCGCCGCCACGCTGGTCAACACGATCGGCAACGGCTTGTGGATGACCTCGAGTGCGCTGTACCTGACCCGCTCGGTCGGTCTGCCGGTCAGCCAGGCCGGGCTGGCGCTCACCATCGTCGCCCTGGTCAGCCTGGTCACCAGCACCCCGGTGGGCTACCTGGCCGACCGGCTCGGCCCGCGTGGCGTGGCCATCGGCGGGCTGGTCGCGATGGGACTGTGCGAGGCGGCGCTGCTGCGGGTCGGCTCGATGACCGGGTTCCTGCTGGTGGCCGCGCCGATGGCGGTGTTCGACGCGGCGCAGCGGGGTGCCCGGGGCGCGATCATCGGCAACGCCGTGCCACCCGAGCGGCGCGTGTACACCCGCGCCTACCTGCGGGCGGTCACCAACGTCGGGATCACCGTCGGCGCCGCGCTGGCCGGCATCGGGCTGACCGTGGACACCCGGGCGGCATACCTGACGCTGATCGCCGGTGACGCCGCGACGTACCTGCTCGCCGCTCTTGTCATGACCCGCCTCCCGGCGGTCGCGCCGGTGCCGCACGCGGGCAGCGGGCCGCGGCTCATCGCCCTGCGGGACCGGCCGTTCCTGCTGTTCGTGCTGCTCGACGGCCTGCTGTCGACCAACTTCGGGCTGCTCGAGGTCGCCATCCCGCTGTGGATCGCCGACCGCACCGACGCGCCGCACTGGATGATCTCCGCCGTGTTCGTGGTGAACACCGTGACCGTGGTGCTGCTGCAGGTCCGCGCCGCCCGCGGCACCGACACCCTGGACGGCGCGGCCCGGGCGTCGCGCCGCGCCGGTTTCGCGCTGCTGGCGGCGTGCGTGCTGTTCTCCCTGACGGGCAGCACCCACCATGTAGTCACCTGGATCCTGTTGATGCTCGGTGCACTCGTCCAGGTGGTCGCCGAGCTGTGGTACTCGGCCGGCGGCTGGGGCGTCTCGTTCGGGCTGGCCCCGGACCACGCCCACGGGCAGTACCAGGGCGCGTACGGCATGGGCCACCAGTTCGGCCAGATGATCGCGCCGGTGGTGACCACGGCGCTGACCATCGGCTGGGGCACACCGGGCTGGCTGCTCCTCGGGGCCGCGTTCGCGGTCGTCGGCAGCCTCGTCCCGGCGGTCGTGCGCCGGGCCGCCGTGCAACGCCAAGCCGTCAGCTCGATAAACTGA
- a CDS encoding sugar ABC transporter substrate-binding protein yields the protein MRPLALVAAVLLAAGALAGCADKPVGTVGVILPDTKTSARWATADLQYLRSAFGSAGVHADIQNAQGDKAQFQTIADGMISSGVKVLVIVNLDAGTGRAVLAKARAAGVATVDYDRLTPGGGADYHVSFDNMLVGVLQGRGMADCLAARHANRPMVAQLNGPPTDNNATLFTRGSDTVLAPLYARGTLVEGPEQDVPGWDNTEAGTLFEQMLTAQPGINGVLAANDGLAGAAIGVLRRNGLNGRVPVVGQDATVPGLQNILVGDQCMTVYKDVREEAAAAAGIAIELAKGGTPATATTVRDPESGREVPAVLLTPVAITRPAVKDVIADGYVTRAQVCTAEFAAACAAAGIP from the coding sequence ATGCGTCCACTCGCTCTTGTCGCGGCTGTCCTGCTGGCGGCCGGTGCCCTGGCCGGCTGTGCGGACAAGCCGGTCGGCACGGTCGGCGTCATCCTGCCGGACACCAAGACCTCGGCCCGCTGGGCCACCGCGGACCTGCAGTACCTGCGCTCGGCGTTCGGCTCGGCCGGGGTGCACGCCGACATCCAGAACGCCCAGGGCGACAAGGCCCAGTTCCAGACCATCGCCGACGGCATGATCTCCAGCGGCGTCAAGGTCCTGGTCATCGTCAACCTCGACGCCGGCACCGGCAGGGCCGTGCTGGCCAAGGCCCGGGCGGCCGGCGTGGCCACCGTGGACTACGACCGGCTCACCCCGGGCGGCGGCGCGGACTACCACGTCTCCTTCGACAACATGCTGGTCGGCGTCCTCCAGGGCCGCGGCATGGCCGACTGCCTGGCCGCCAGGCACGCCAACCGGCCGATGGTCGCCCAGCTCAACGGCCCGCCCACGGACAACAACGCCACCCTGTTCACCCGTGGCTCGGACACCGTGCTGGCGCCCCTGTACGCCCGCGGCACCCTGGTCGAGGGACCCGAGCAGGACGTGCCGGGCTGGGACAACACCGAGGCGGGCACCCTGTTCGAGCAGATGCTCACCGCCCAGCCCGGCATCAACGGCGTGCTGGCCGCCAACGACGGCCTGGCCGGCGCGGCGATCGGGGTCCTGCGCCGCAACGGCCTCAACGGCCGGGTCCCGGTGGTGGGCCAGGACGCCACCGTCCCGGGCCTGCAGAACATCCTCGTCGGCGACCAGTGCATGACCGTCTACAAGGACGTCCGCGAGGAAGCCGCCGCCGCAGCCGGCATCGCCATCGAACTGGCCAAGGGCGGGACCCCGGCCACCGCCACCACGGTCCGCGACCCCGAGTCCGGCCGCGAGGTGCCGGCCGTCCTGCTCACCCCGGTCGCCATCACCCGGCCCGCGGTCAAGGACGTCATCGCCGACGGGTACGTCACGCGGGCGCAGGTCTGCACGGCCGAGTTCGCCGCCGCCTGCGCCGCCGCAGGCATCCCCTGA
- a CDS encoding cytochrome P450, producing the protein MDVDLTDPRFWRRPEPERAAAFARLRRLDAPVFFPERRGPGFHALVRHRDVLAASRLPQVFRSGRGVTTPRPARWARLLLGDSMVNLDDPAHAELRGIVSRAFTPRVIDGVAERLTEAIGAELAAHRPDDFVAAVAAVLPLHVVCDLMGIPAGRRAGIARRVEDASGHTAAVRRLPGSGLADLLRLQHLVADVARERRRRPRGDLISALVAAGLNRRQLGSFFSLLLVAGVETTRNAIAHGLRLLTDNPGQRALLVADPARHAAGFAEEVVRYATPIVQFRRTLAADHVLHGHPMRAGQDVMLFYCSANRDEEVFDRPDEFDLTRSPNPHVGFGGGGPHFCLGAALARQELTVLFRHLLTRFPGIRAVGAATYEPSSFDHRVRRLPFTL; encoded by the coding sequence ATGGATGTCGATCTTACCGATCCCAGGTTCTGGCGGCGGCCCGAGCCCGAGCGTGCCGCGGCCTTCGCGCGGCTGCGCCGGCTGGATGCGCCGGTGTTCTTCCCCGAACGGCGGGGGCCGGGCTTTCACGCGCTGGTCCGGCACCGCGACGTGCTGGCCGCGAGCCGGTTGCCGCAGGTGTTCCGCAGCGGCCGGGGGGTCACCACGCCCCGCCCGGCGCGCTGGGCGCGGCTGCTGCTCGGCGACTCGATGGTCAACCTGGACGACCCGGCGCACGCCGAGCTGCGGGGCATCGTCTCGCGGGCGTTCACGCCACGGGTGATCGACGGGGTGGCCGAGCGGCTGACCGAAGCCATCGGTGCCGAGCTGGCCGCCCACCGGCCCGACGACTTCGTGGCAGCCGTCGCCGCGGTGCTGCCGCTGCATGTCGTCTGCGACCTGATGGGCATACCGGCCGGGCGCCGGGCGGGCATCGCGCGCCGGGTGGAGGATGCCAGCGGCCACACCGCCGCGGTCCGGCGGCTGCCCGGCAGCGGGCTGGCCGATCTGCTGCGGCTGCAGCACCTGGTCGCGGACGTGGCCCGGGAACGCCGCCGGCGGCCGCGGGGCGACCTGATCTCCGCGCTGGTCGCAGCCGGGCTCAACCGGCGGCAGCTCGGGTCGTTCTTCTCGCTGCTGCTGGTCGCGGGCGTGGAGACCACGCGCAATGCGATCGCGCACGGGCTGCGGCTGCTCACCGACAACCCCGGGCAGCGGGCGCTGCTGGTCGCGGATCCGGCCCGGCACGCGGCCGGGTTCGCCGAGGAGGTCGTCCGGTACGCCACCCCGATCGTCCAGTTCCGCCGCACGCTCGCCGCCGACCACGTGCTGCACGGGCACCCGATGCGGGCCGGGCAGGACGTCATGCTGTTCTACTGCTCGGCCAACCGCGACGAGGAGGTGTTCGACCGCCCGGACGAGTTCGACCTCACCCGCAGCCCGAACCCGCACGTCGGCTTTGGCGGCGGCGGTCCGCACTTCTGTCTCGGCGCTGCGCTGGCCCGCCAGGAGCTGACCGTGCTGTTCCGGCATCTGCTGACCCGTTTCCCGGGGATCCGGGCGGTGGGTGCCGCGACGTACGAACCGTCCAGCTTCGATCATCGCGTGCGACGCCTTCCGTTCACGTTGTGA